The Apium graveolens cultivar Ventura chromosome 6, ASM990537v1, whole genome shotgun sequence genome contains a region encoding:
- the LOC141664197 gene encoding uncharacterized protein LOC141664197 has translation MSCSTVEIEHFSHPKHPLVLKEDDVIGADAKCCLCNKPVIGSPTYTCSNIVYINCQNYYLHKTCAELPKQIIRDKLDLHPLVLLPRPASCTCDVCSSHVRFAYACVQCDFDVCVVCAFLSIYVYEQKVIRHEGHKEHSLTSQRQALFKCDACWEEDKDYSYVCYTCDFWIHEKCASSPPIIPAPTYHHHPLTLIFSIPVMHRYFGRLCAICNKRVHSLCWSYYCHKCTFFVHINCSTSTISLGNEIEENGIVDDEPDLVQFPLPGKESLFDLIITQCSKLRVEFQGEGGNNANTSMIANDPHIIEKHWSHQEHPLELHQLTVSVNNNNDNDDNDDGGGDDRRVLICDGCVQPITLFDPCYYACIQYDFFLHSFCANKLPHKLPIGASPFHPSIYSLFYIGIRKSYIVI, from the exons ATGAGTTGTTCAACAGTAGAGATAGAGCACTTTAGCCATCCGAAGCACCCACTGGTGCTAAAAGAGGATGATGTTATTGGAGCTGATGCTAAATGTTGTCTTTGTAACAAACCTGTTATTGGCTCTCCAACGTATACCTGTAGTAACATTGTTTATATAAATTGTCAAAATTACTACCTCCACAAGACTTGTGCTGAATTACCCAAACAGATTATTCGTGATAAGCTGGACTTACACCCCCTTGTTCTACTACCACGCCCTGCATCCTGCACGTGTGATGTTTGTAGTAGTCACGTTCGTTTTGCTTATGCTTGTGTTCAATGTGATTTTGACGTGTGTGTTGTCTGCGCTTTTCTTTCTATTTATGTTTATGAACAGAAAGTGATTCGTCATGAAGGTCACAAGGAGCATTCACTGACATCACAGAGGCAGGCTTTGTTTAAGTGTGATGCTTGTTGGGAGGAAGATAAAGATTATTCCTATGTATGCTACACCTGTGATTTCTGGATACACGAGAAGTGTGCTTCTTCTCCTCCCATCATTCCAGCTCCTACTTATCACCATCACCCTCTCACTCTTATCTTCTCAATTCCTGTCATGCATCGTTATTTTGGTCGATTATGTGCCATCTGCAATAAACGAGTTCACTCCTTGTGCTGGTCTTATTACTGTCACAAATGCACATTTTTTGTGCATATTAATTGTTCAACGTCCACAATATCTTTGGG AAATGAGATTGAAGAAAATGGCATTGTTGACGATGAACCTGACTTGGTACAATTTCCTCTGCCTGGCAAAGAATCATTATTCGATCTAATTATCACCCAGTGTAGCAAGTTGCGAGTTGAATTTCAAGGTGAGGGCGGAAACAATGCTAATACATCAATGATAGCTAATGATCCACATATTATTGAAAAACACTGGAGTCACCAGGAACATCCATTAGAACTGCATCAGCTTACAGTTAGTGTGAATAATAACAATGACAATGATGATAATGATGATGGTGGTGGTGATGATAGAAGGGTGTTGATATGCGATGGGTGTGTTCAACCCATTACGTTATTTGATCCGTGTTACTATGCATGCATCCAGTATGACTTCTTTCTCCACTCCTTCTGTGCCAATAAG